The Halorubrum salinarum genome segment GCCCGTGGCGAGACGACGAGCAGGCAGGCGTCCGCGACCGCGAGCGGCACGCCGGCGTCGGCGCGGCGCCCCGCGGGACAGTCGAGGACGACGGTCCGGAACTCCCGTTCGACCGCGGCGACGGCCCCCTCCAACCGCGTCAGGTCGGCCGCCCGCGCCCCGGCCAGCGTCCGCCCGCACGGGACGATGTCGACCGGACCCGGCCGCACCGCCTCGACAGGGTCCGCCGCGCCGCCCAGCACGTCGTGGAGGTCGGGGCCGCGGCCGTCCGGCAGGTCGGCCATCCCGAGGTCCGCGTCGACGACGACTCCGCCGAGCGCGGCGGCGACGTTGTACGCGAGCGTCGTCTTCCCCACGCCGCCCTTCCCGCCAGCGACCGCGAGGATCACGCCAGATCCTCCAGCGCCGCGGTCGGCACCTCGCTCGCTTCCGCCCGCTCGGCCAGCGCCGCGGCGCGGTCGCGAACCGCCCGCAGTCGCTCGGCGTCGGTCGCGACGCGCTCGTCGAGAGACGCGACCGCGTCGAGCCCGCCGGCCTCCTGGACGGCCGCCGTCGCCGTTTCGAGGTCGGCGCCGCTCAGCCGCTCCGCCCGCTCGACCCGGTCCTCGACGGCCGCGAACCACGCGTCGATCCCGTCTGCCCCCGCCGCACTCGGCGGTGACTCGGCCGTCGCCGACCGCTCCGCGTCGCCCTCGCCGGCCCTTTCGATCGAGTCCGCGTCGTCGTCGGATCCCGCGTCGTCCCCGCTTCGCGCCTGCTCGGTCTCGTCCTCGTCCGAGTCGCTCCCTCTCGCGCTCCCGGATCCGTCGCCGTCGACCACGTTTCCGTCACCGTTGACCGCCGCCGCACCGTCGACCACCTGCCGCGGAGGACGATGGGAGTCGAGGTCGCGCATCGCCGCCCGCACGCGGTCCGCGTCGCCTCCGGTCGCCGCGTCATCCCCGTTCGGCTCCGCGGTCGCTGGCTCGACGCCCGCGATTTCGACCGGCGGGTCGACCGGCTCCGCCACCGCCGCGAACCCGAACGCCGCGCGCTCGCCCGGGTCGATCACCGCGGTGACGCCGCCGGCGTCCCACCCGCGTTCGGGGACGCCGCCGCGACGCGGCGGCAGGACGGGGCCGTCCAGCCGACTCTCGATCCGGACCCGCCGCGGGACCGCCCCGTCGTTGCGAACCCGGACACCGACGAGCGACGCCTCCCCCTCGCGGTCGACGGACCAGTCGAGTTCCATGCGCCGCCTCCCGCGGAATCGTATTTAAAATTCAGGGGGCGACAACCAGCCGGATTCAGCTCCCGTCGGCTGCCCCTTCCGTGCGGACCTCGGACGTCCGGAGCAGTGACCTCGCGCTCCGGTCGGCGGCCGCGACCCTCCGGGCCGCCTCCCCTCGCAGTTCGACGGCGCTGTCGAGCGCCGCGACCCTGACCGCCGCGAGCGACGCCGCGACCGGGTCGCCGTCGTACGCGTCGGGGGCCGCGCCGGCGGCGTCGGGATCGCCGCCCGGGACGACCGCGAGCGCGCGCCGAAACACCGGATAGATCCCCTCGGCGAGTTCGCGGCGGGCGGCGCGGCGACGGTTCCGGAGCCGGTCGCGGAGCCGCAGGCGCCGTCGCCGCTCGTCGCGGTTTCGAGCCGCCTCCGCTCGCGCGCGTTCGAGCGCCTGCTCGGCGGCGATCGCCTCCGTCTGCGCCGCAGACAGCTCCGCGGCCGCCGCCTCCAGGTCGTCGAGCGCCTCGTCCGCTTCGGCGTCGACCGCGCGGCGCGCCCGGGCGTCGCCGCGCAGCGCCGCGACCCGCTCTTTCAGGCGCTCTATCTCGCCGCTCGTCTCGGCGACCCGTCGCCGCGCCGCGGTCAGGTCCACCGGCTCGATCTCGATCGCCGCGAGCTCCGCCTCGACTTCCTCGATCTCAGCCGCGACCGAGGCGCTCCGTCCTCGTGAGCGCGCGGCCGCCGCCAGCTGCCGACGGAGCCCCGCGTCGGTGGGGAGCCGCCCGAGCACCGCGCTCGGCTCCGGCGGTCCCTCGACCGCGGCCGACTCGTCCTCGTTGCCGTCGGCCTCCTCCCCACGGTCCGGCTCCCGCGGTGTCGGTCTCGTCTCGGTCACAGCTCTCTGCCGCGCATGGCGTCCGGGTCCGGGTGGTCCGTCCCCGCCGCGAAGGCCGCGTACGGCGTCGACTCAGCACTCCGGTCCGCGTAGGCCGCGGCGGCCTCTCGGACCGGCTCGTCGACGGCGACGAACTCGTTGAACGGCTCGGTGCGCTCGATCTGGACGTCCCCGCCGTGGGACTCGCGGAGCCGCAGCGCGAGGAACGCGGCGTACACCGTCTCGTCGAACAGCGCGGCGCGACCGAACCGCCGAGCGACGACTCCCTCGTGGCGGCGACACAGGTTCCGGAGGCCGGTCCGGGCGGCCGCCGAGTACGTCACGACCAGCAGCACGCCCGCGGGTGGTCGATTTTCCAATTTAGCCGTTCCGGACCGGAACGTTTCAGTCGCCTTCAGCGACCGCCGTCCAGGCTGGCGCCCCCGCCTTCGAGGCTGGGTCCTCAGAAGCGCTCGACGTCGAACGCGGGCCCGTCCCCGCCGTCCGGGTCGCGCTCGCCGTCGACGCCGCTGGCGGCGAGGACGCGCTCCCGCGCCGCCGGCTCCGAGGGCGCGACGACCACGGTGCCGTCTACGGGGTCGTCGCCGACCGCGCGGAACACGTCGCCGTCGCCCTCGAACTCGGTGGCGTACGTGCGGAGCACGGCCGCGACGCGCCGCTCCGTGGCCGCGAGGTCGGCCTCGCCGTCCTCGAACTCGCGGAGCGCGTCCTCGACGTTCCGTATCGCTGAGATGCGGTCCATCTACGTCGTCCGGAGGTGGCCCTGCTTGGGCTCGTACACCTCGCCCTTCGTCCGGAGCTTCTCGATCTCCTGCTCGGCCTTCCCCCGGTCCATCCCGATCTCGCCGGCGCGGTCGAGCACCTCGTCGACCGGCGCGCCCTCCTCGTACTCCTCTTCGATGTCCGCGATGAGCCCCTTGATGTTCTTGATGCGGTCGCGCTGGCTCTTCGAGGTGCCCGTCTCGACCACGTCGGCGTCGAACTGCCCCGTCTCCGGGTCGACGCCGATGTCCTTGAGACACGACTCGACGATGTCGGTCGCGCGGTCGGCGTCCTCCCGCTCGACCGTGTCCGACAGGCGGACCCGCGCGCTCGCCTCCGAGAGCCGCACCAGCGCCTCCAGCTTCCGCGCGGTGACCGGCACCGGCGCGTCCTCGTCGGCGCCCTTCGACCGGAGGTCGACGTAGAACTCCTCTATCACCTCCTTCGCCTCCTCGGTCATCGTCGGGTAGCAGTTCCGCTTCGCGTGGGCGATGTACTTGCGGAGCAGTTCCGCGTCGATCTCGGGCGCGACCTCCTCGGTCACCTCCGCGACCTGCTCCGAGGTGAACTCCGAACTCGACAGCTGCTCGCGCTGGGTGTTGAGCTCGCCGGCGTAGTTCGTCTTGATGATGTGCTGGGCCAGCCGGGAGTCATGCTCCGGGTCCGGGCTGTCCGTCACGGTGAAGATGAGGTCGAACCGCGAGATGAGCGCGGGCTCTAAGTCGATCTGCTCGCCGATCGGCTCGTACTGGTCGAACCGACCGTACTTGGGGTTCGCCGCCCCGAGCAGCGAGCACCGCGCCTTGAGGGTCGCGTTGATCCCCGCCTTCGAGACCGAGATCTTCTGCTGTTCGAGCCCCTCGTGCATGGCGGAGCGGTCCGAGGAGTTGTGGACGACGAGCCCGTTCGCGACGAAGTTGTGCGTCC includes the following:
- a CDS encoding nucleotide-binding protein translates to MILAVAGGKGGVGKTTLAYNVAAALGGVVVDADLGMADLPDGRGPDLHDVLGGAADPVEAVRPGPVDIVPCGRTLAGARAADLTRLEGAVAAVEREFRTVVLDCPAGRRADAGVPLAVADACLLVVSPRAFALADAIRTRELARELDAGLVGCAVNRVTEQPPVEAIGDALGAPVEVVSADPRVGRSVAAERPVVDAAPDSEAAAAVRALARRVPE
- a CDS encoding DUF7857 domain-containing protein, which gives rise to MELDWSVDREGEASLVGVRVRNDGAVPRRVRIESRLDGPVLPPRRGGVPERGWDAGGVTAVIDPGERAAFGFAAVAEPVDPPVEIAGVEPATAEPNGDDAATGGDADRVRAAMRDLDSHRPPRQVVDGAAAVNGDGNVVDGDGSGSARGSDSDEDETEQARSGDDAGSDDDADSIERAGEGDAERSATAESPPSAAGADGIDAWFAAVEDRVERAERLSGADLETATAAVQEAGGLDAVASLDERVATDAERLRAVRDRAAALAERAEASEVPTAALEDLA
- a CDS encoding DUF7856 family protein, which encodes MTETRPTPREPDRGEEADGNEDESAAVEGPPEPSAVLGRLPTDAGLRRQLAAAARSRGRSASVAAEIEEVEAELAAIEIEPVDLTAARRRVAETSGEIERLKERVAALRGDARARRAVDAEADEALDDLEAAAAELSAAQTEAIAAEQALERARAEAARNRDERRRRLRLRDRLRNRRRAARRELAEGIYPVFRRALAVVPGGDPDAAGAAPDAYDGDPVAASLAAVRVAALDSAVELRGEAARRVAAADRSARSLLRTSEVRTEGAADGS
- a CDS encoding DUF7855 family protein, with protein sequence MLLVVTYSAAARTGLRNLCRRHEGVVARRFGRAALFDETVYAAFLALRLRESHGGDVQIERTEPFNEFVAVDEPVREAAAAYADRSAESTPYAAFAAGTDHPDPDAMRGREL
- a CDS encoding DUF7854 family protein, with the translated sequence MDRISAIRNVEDALREFEDGEADLAATERRVAAVLRTYATEFEGDGDVFRAVGDDPVDGTVVVAPSEPAARERVLAASGVDGERDPDGGDGPAFDVERF